Below is a genomic region from Manduca sexta isolate Smith_Timp_Sample1 unplaced genomic scaffold, JHU_Msex_v1.0 HiC_scaffold_3310, whole genome shotgun sequence.
ATTGATGGATTATTAGCCGACTTGCatttaaagaaatcattatattggtGAAGATTCTCTTTAAACAATTGCTTTTCAAAGAGAAGGGCGTGTAGGCGGCAGAGTGGCgtggtaaaaaatactttgggagcctaagatgtttttattacacgtCATTATTGAGAACCGCTTCTTTAAACGATACTTTACTGCGTGATGCGGAAAGTAGGTGCCTAtcttattatttacaaagacATGCCGTAAATATCCCAAGAAAATATCGCACCATCGTATCTTATAAAATCTTAAGTTTTATCaatttgtgtaaatatgtaCTTCGTGAAGTAGTATGAGCGGTTAATCCGTGAATGATCAGGAGCGACTGTTAACAATTTATTCGATACTGAAAACCTATGCATGTTTAATATGTCACTTGGAATCAGAGATGATCCTTATCGCTTTTCCTAGTTACTACAGCACCCTTCTTTTTCATCTTAAGCCTTTGGAAGTCTACTGCTGAGAATAGACCTCCTTAGGGAAGGCCAAATACATCCACATTTCAGGGCTCCTGCGACCTTTACGAGGTGCTCGGTCCATCTTGTAGGAGGAAGTACAACACCCTAGGGTGTTCTGATAAGATATGATATTTGCTATCACAAATTAACCATCTCAACATTAAAAGATTGTAACACATTGTAAGTGACGATAGCCAATTgagaatggaacggactgccgagaccaatgtacacaggttcaaaacccaaggggcACGCACTGACTTTGCttaagttatgtgagtattctttgttaatgatcgattgctttaatggtgaagaaaaatTTCTTAAGGTTACCTCCAtaactgagaaattctctgtcATAATTTTTGAGGGTTTGTAGAGTCTGCCAATGTGGTCTAGGCCAGCGGGGTGGATCTCCTTCTTAGTAGTCAGGCCTgggcccagcagtgagacaatatataatacagggctgatattattattaataacgtaTATAGTTAACTCACGCTGCTATTTGCAAGGCCGAGCAGTGATTCCTCGTCatatgtgaaattaaatttttcttgaGTATTTCAACGATGTCAAAAGCTATACCATAGCCATATAGTGTTCCATTTGCGGACCTCTCCACCCAGCTTAGTGGATAGTTCTGAAATAAGTTAATAGTTAATAGTTTGAGGAAGTTAGTGAAAAGTaaagtaaaacaataacaaatgaaatattatatttttgggaATTCCAAAGAAtcgaatattatattgtgtactGTAGTAAATGCGCGTAGGTAGCGCTGAATGTTATGAAGTAccaactaattatattatatatgatatTTCACCTATTTACCAGTATATGTAGTAAGCAGTATGTTTGAAAAGAACTTACTtataaggaataaaataaaggaaactgcccataatatatttaatgaataatgcATTTTTTATCTATGAAATAGAATTACtgacttattcataataaaaataggtacataATCAAAATCCAGCCAGTACATAGCACAGgataataagttaaaatagaaCGTAGAAAAAGCATTTAAATAAGCATCCGcggttaataaaaaaagagtCTTACATTGTATGTCGCGATTTTAAGATTCTTCCCATTAATTTGCTTAGCCAAGTCATTGTATACCATCTGCTTCCTGGTCAACTGGGAATCTAATGGAGAATGGAAAAATAACTGCTGATTTTAAtcgtcataaaaatattcttcataaaaataaactgaatacaATTAGGTATcacgtaataatatattttacaaaacgttcttttataaataattaaaaacttttagtatggattatttataaatatttagtaccTATCTGGTCatatagtacctacttatacttacatataaacaaaagatAATAACATCAAGACCAATGTGTGTGAATCATATTAGCATACCgtttacttatttacatatCTGATCGTTCCATTTGATAAAATCTGTAGGTGCAGTATACCTAATTGCATAACGAACCTACCGACCTTGATTATTGCGTACATAACACATAATGTAAATACagacaacacaaaacaaatatcaccTGTAATCGGGTTGTCGTATACGGCATTGCAAAACGTGGCGTTACATATTGACGATATAATGAGCTCGATCCCGGCCATGGGGGTAGGTGCTCGCAGCCCGCTTGGTCATTTGGTGGCCGATGGTCAAATGACACGTTCTGACACGTGCTGACACGGTGCGAGGATGCCGCCTTCGCGAGGTGGTGACCGTGAgcttataatattgtttaatgcaCGATAGTGTTAACATGGATATTACTTTGACGTACCTacctaatatttttctttatgtagCTTGAAATAGAGTACCCACTTAATCTACACTGAGGGTTAGGTTTTTAGTTAGGATATAGTTTTAAAGTACTTACCTAGGTACCAACTTAAACAAGAGAACCAGAAAGTTACTTAATTAAACTTTGTTATCTACGACATCTAAAATACGTAATACGTAGCTACACATgtattatatatcaatatattatggtGCTTAGCGACATTTTTTGCCTAGTTATTACTGACAGTCCTAGAGGACTGTCTAGGTCTTAATAGATTAAGACCTAGGTTTCCACCTACGGTAGATACATAGTGATTTAATACCAGGTATGCATAATAGACTTTATCTATCTAGCTTGTTTTTTGCACCAAGTCTGAAATGTATAGTAAAGCCAATATCGACTTGattattaattaagaataaaCATGAAATACATAAAGACACACACtatgcttttaatattttgtgttgatCAAAATTGATCAGTACCGTACTTAAATTGTATAGTTTACCATTTTACGTGGTAGATAATGCTCTTTTATTATTGAGGTACTTATGCTGtattgcttgtataaaaaagaaacagaacTCTTAGGACATCACATCCACATTTTTCTATCGCCGGCCTTAcctgttttaatacaaatagcATGGTAATGGTGTGGTGCCGGCATAGCAGATTACAAGCATAAGTCATGTGTAACCCCCATCGTGTCACGAGGACATGTTACCCTCGTTTCTTCTTACTACTTAGCAATACAAAGCATTTTCTTTTAATTGCTATCTGGCGCCCGTAGGTACCTTTATTCATTTAACATGTTATCAGTTCAGATCAGTCACGTTATCAGTTATCAGGTCTGAGCCAAGTACCAgaccatttttgttttttggatattttattaataattatcccCCGGGAATTATTACTAGTCCTATGGCTAGTGGTAGGTATCAATAAAGTTTTACATAGAGAGATATAAGATAATAagatcagccctgtattatatacttgcccactgctgatcacgagcctcctctactactgagagggattaggccttagtccaccacgctggcctagagcggattggtagacttcacacaccttcgaaattcctatagagaacttctcagatgtgcaggtttcctcacgatgttttccttcaccgtgaaagcgaacgataaattcacaaagaatacacacatgattttttagaaaagtcagaggtgtgtgcccttcggatttgaacctgcggacattcatctcggcagtccgttccacacccaactaggctatcgccgcttttgtatATGGTTGGGATAATTAAGTACGAAATTACATAGAAATCGCCGTTTATAGTATGTAGGTAAAACACAGCACAATGCGGTATTGTCTAGTGTCTACGAGCTAACCGCAAGCCATATCTATCTAGCCCGCGGTTTTTAGCTGAAAACAGCGATAAGGATGGTACCCCAGCAAAACTGCCCGTCaatcgtatttttaaaagctatctatctattcaaaatttataataagtgtctacaaaagaaaaacaaatcgtatttctactatttctacaatatgttatcttactTTGGGTGTTTCGttcatttcataatgaaaatggcACTAAAAATCCCTATATCTCCTCCTAAAGTATCTACACCATAATATCTAAGTAGtaagtacatataattttaatttgtagccAACAATGAGatagacaattattataataaagaatattttggtataagtatagatttaaattaaaaaaaatacgtaatgttttttttttaatattcgtatATCTGTATccatatctatatctatactattatataaagctgaagagtttgtttgtttgtttgtttgaacgcgctaatctcaggaactactggtccaaactgaaaaattctttttgcgttggatagccctatgttcgtggagtgctataggctatatatcatcacgctatacccaataggagcggagcagtaatgcctaatctcaggaactatcggtccgaagtGAAAtgttcttttgcgttggatagccctttgttcgtggagtgctataggctatatatcatcacgctatacccaataggagcggagcagtaatggctaatctcaggaactactggtccaaaatgaaaaattctttttgcgttggatagccttttgttcgtggagtgctacaggctatatatcatcacgctataccccaataggagcagagcagtaatggctaatctcaggaactaccggttcgaactaaaaaaatcattttgtattggatagccctttgttcgtgaagtgctataggctatatatcatcacgctataccgaatagaagcggagcagtaatggctaatctcaggaaataccggtccaaactgaaaaaatctttttgcgttggatagccctttgttcgtggagtgctgtaggctatatatatatcatcacgctatacctattaggagcggagcagtaatggctaatctcaggaactaccggcccaaactgaaaaaatctttttgcgttggatagccctttgttcgtggagcgctataggctatatatcatcacgctatacccaataggagcggagcagtaatggccaatctcaggacATACCGagccaaactgaaaaaatatttttgcgttggatagccttttgttcgtggagtgctataggctatatatcatcacgctataccgaataggagcggagcagtaatggctaatctcaggaaataccggtccaacctgaaaattctttttgcgttggatagccctttgttcgtggagtgctataggctatatatatatatcatcacgctatacccattaggagcggagcagtaatggctaatctcaggaactaccggcccaaactgaaaaaatcttttgcgttggatagccctttgttcgtggagcgctataggctatatatcatcacgctatacccaataggagcggagcagtaaagctaatctcaggaactaccggtccaaattgaaaaaatatttttgcgttggatagccctttgtttgtggagtgctttttagttatatatcatcacgctatgaccaataggagcggagcagtaatgaaacatgttgcaaaaacggggacaatttattaattttgagagtgtccgttgcgtgcgctgcgtaaacggttaaagttatgcaacaatgatgtatgacgggattgttcctcttaaaagttctaaaaatatattataaaacaaagtccccgctgcatccgtctgcctaaacgtgttaaactcaaaactacccaacgtattaagatgaaatttggtatggagacagtttgagaccctgggaagaacataggctcccgggaaactactacttttataacggaaatctttagcctgaaaaactttataacgcgggcggagccgcgggcaaaagctagtatattataattctctttgatctGTATTTTTCCGTCCATAACTCGCGTGTCACCAAGTAGGTATGGAACAAATTTCTCAAACTCGTTTGCTCGGGGGAGGGTCTTAAGTGCTGTACCACTACTAGGCAGAAGCCTCATCTGATAAGTAGGTATTGAGCAGTTAAGGCTTTACTTCACTACACTTGCCTAGTACAacttggcagacttcacacctCCTTCCTAATtcttaaataagtacttataagtaCTATATATGTTTCCCCACGATACATATTCCTTCACCGCAAAAGCGatcgataatatttaattaacataacacGCATAGGTAATTTCAAACAATGAGAAGTATCTGGGTTGTGTTTTAAAAAAGATATCTTGGCTATGCGCGCTAATCTAAACTAAAGTATCTTGGATTAGTTTTCTGTCATTAGGCTAATTCCcgagcaaaaataataaatgcaaaatgcaaatagatattattaaaatgtagtaatagtaagtataaaaatccaaataagATATCTTCCTGCAACCTCCTTAAaattttacccccttattcatagactttttttatctaaggacggagcattgctgtaataacaagtctgtttgtcAGTCCTGACGGCAtcgcagccttcgcagtgcgtagacatagggccgttatgATTGGTTAATATTCAGATATAACTTgaactagttggctgtcagGTAAACAAACCTGAACAAACAGCTAGCcctcagataaacaaagctgagaaacagacttgttttcACAGCAattctccgtccttagataaataacgtctatgaataagggggttaaagtTCTATTACGCTCAGATTTTCTGACACCTATTATTATTGacaataagacaaaatactttaattataattttatttatcggtataatttaaataagcatGTACTATGTACGCAATTCCCAATTTTTGAAGAAGCTGAATCGATAAAGTTTCAATTCAATGTTTGGATTGTGATGATTTTTCCTACATCAAGTAGAAAGTCATGGTAAAATTTGTATACTTAGagctttatatttagtcattgactTAGAGTTATACTGTTCTGAGGTTATACGTCTGATATTGTCTGTGATTGTTGAGTAGTGAATAAATTAGCCAAACACTTCACTAGCCAATTGGAATTGgtgaataaattaagtttaattttctGCGTTAATTTTACTGTTTCACTTGACTGTGAACCGTCAAACGTCTGCAGGCAGCCTTTTGAGGGCgactataaaatacataaaataaagcttatttttgttaaacatttttGACAGCCGGACATTCTACGGGGAGGCGAAAAATTCTGagcgaaaaataaaaacctaacctaaaatCCTAATGACATgtcatacataaaacataacctATTACCTacctaaacaataatatattggtgaataaataaatacacatttttatgccaataaattaactaaaaaaaccttgaaaatgcgagatatatttttatcaagttgTGAGaagaattttatacaaaaaattgtcTCTGAGGGCCATGTAAGTAATTCTATAGCATGGAtt
It encodes:
- the LOC119192882 gene encoding uncharacterized protein LOC119192882 yields the protein MAGIELIISSICNATFCNAVYDNPITDSQLTRKQMVYNDLAKQINGKNLKIATYNNYPLSWVERSANGTLYGYGIAFDIVEILKKNLISHMTRNHCSALQIAA